The Papaver somniferum cultivar HN1 chromosome 6, ASM357369v1, whole genome shotgun sequence genome segment GCACCTGAAGAACATTTTACCATTTGTTTCTCTTGTGTTTGACCTAAGTAATTGCCTTATGCCATTACAAGGTATGTGTTAACACCGAGAATACATCCAGGGACAAACCTTTACAGCCTGTTCGTTTCAAGATTTTGAAACCTCAAGAATTGGTAATCCAATTCCTAGAATTGGATTCCAAAAAATGGATTCCTTGGTAAAAGAAAAATCTGTTTGGTTGGGATAATTGGATTGCATTGTAATCCAAATTTATCAAATTACTCAAATATCCAAATCTATCAAATCACTGTTATGATTTCCCGTCGAACAATAAGCGAAAGTAGAATAAGAATGATCGATTAACCGTAATCATTTCTTAACTTTTGTCGATCTCCATGAatctagttttttattttttctctcgTTCTCTCTGTCTCTCCGATCTCAAAAACGAAGAAAATATAAGAAACTAGATTTAGTTTAGTTTTGAGGCTACATTAGTCATTTCCATTACTCGGTGTATTCAATACCCCGGAATTGGATTCTATTCCGTCGCTGTATCGATGTAATGGAAAAAGAGGATTTGGGGGAATTGGATTCCCTTGGAATCCTATTCTCTAAATATTTTGACTGTTCGGTTCAGAGGAATTACGCCCATTCCCTCGTAATCCAATTCCCAGGATTCTGATAACCCGAAACGAACATGTTGTTAATTCATGGCTACCAACATCACAAATTGAACATATATTTGCCTGTTTTTCCTCACTAACcttgatgttgttgtttctaCTACTACTAGGAGAATGTTTCACACTTCTGCTCATGCTTGTGTATGTTATTGTGTATGATTTGGATGAATTTAGGGTTCACCACTGATTTTATACAGATTCAATGAGAATAAGACCGTTACAAAAGTGGGTCAAATATGTGCCGTCTGTTTTTTCCATACAAGATGGTGACACGTGTTAGCCGACCGTTACTAAAGTTTGCACGTGAAGAGTACATGAGCCGGTTTTGTATTGAGTCACTCTTCCAGATCGGTTGTAGCTGATTCAGGGGCTATAAGGTCATTCAACATGGCCGATTTATTGCCACATGGCAGCTAACATCTGTTAcccgtttttaaaaaaaaaaaaaaacgaaaaatgtCAATTGATGGGCATTACATAATATTTGAAAAAAACGTGGACATTTTCTTAAATGCATTGCCCACATGgacactttaaaaaaaaaaaaaaaaaaaaaaaagcattcgTGAGACAAATTGGGCCACACTAGTTCCTTTTGGAGTTGTTGCTCCTTCCCATTGGATTTGCTATATGAAGCAACTCGTTAACgagtcgttttattttctttaaaaaggtCTCAGAATAGCATCCAAACTGCATCAAAACTTCCCCGCCAAATCCCAGAAATCTTGAGAAATGTTACTGCGGCAGCGATTTCTTCCCCTCCAAACTTACTCTCTTATCTCCgcatcatcatcttctcttcCTTTTTCTCTCTATTTTCAAAAACCTGTCTCACACTCATTTCATCAAACACCTAATCTCTCTTCTGCTTCTGTACATCATATCCATGCCTCAGCTTCAAAGACCTCAAACTCACCTGAAGCAGCAAAATTCATCAAAAGAGAACTTTTTGTTCCTCCTGGAGTAGACCCAGAGGCAATTACAGGAGATATGATTCTTCCTGGTTCAAATATCGTTTTGGGTCCATATGCTGGACACTCGCATATCAAAGAAGTCGAATTTATAAAGAGTAGTGCTAAACCAAAAGATTGCCCCAAGGATAATTTTCCAGAGTTTGCGATTCTAGGTCGATCTAATGTCGGTAAATCATCGCTTATTAATGCGCTTGTTCGCAAGAAAGAAGTTGCTCTTACTTCCAAGAAACCAGGTTTTATGACTTTGTATTTGAACTTAATGCTGGATTTGGTAGTCGGTTAGTTTTAGTTTCTTGTAAATTTGATCAATTTTTGTGTAATTTATGCAGGGAAGACTCAACTTATAAATCATTTTCTGGTTAATAAAAGCTGGTACATTGTGGATTTGCCTGGTTATGGGTAAGTTGAACACAATCTTAAGTGTGGCATCTTTCAGAGTTTGGGAGTTTTGGATGGTGATAATAATAGATTCGCTTGCACTATATGCTTAATGTTTTTCGACGTCATTGTGCTTCTAAACACTGGCTCAGTGAAGTTGTGAATCCGAATATAGTGATTTATTTATTGTCTTGATGTGTTCACCATGTAGGAATTTGAGTTGTTAAAACTACAAATGAAGTTTTGATGGTGATAATAATAAGCTCAGCTTGCACTATGCTTAAAGTTTCTTGATGTCACCTGCGCTTCTAACCACTAGCTCAGCGAAGTTGATACTTGAGAATACTGATACAGTGATGTAGTTATTGTTGTGATGTGTGTTTACCGGGTAGGAACTTTAGTAGATAAAACTACTAATGTGGCATTTATTGACTCATATCGGATTGATTCTTAATTATTGGCTTTTGGGGTATGATTCTCAAAGTTTATTAGTGAATGGCCTCAGATTGTAGATTAGCTATCCATGAATTTTACGATGGCTGGATGAACTGTGAACTCTATTTTAGATGATATTAACCCTATAAGCCTTTCTGAAGTCTAAACTTTAACTGCACCGAGACATGTCAGCAATTATGTTAGCTAAAAATGAAAAAGATTACTAGTACCGCAGTATGTCGGCTGAAGATTATTTCTGAGTCTTCTAAGGTTTGTATTAGATCATCGTTTCTCTGTCATTGTTGTTTAGTACCGTACTGCCATTACCTGTTATTGGATAGTAATAGTGTTCTCCTATATGGTATTGAGGCTTGTCAGTTGTGAGTATGATTTTTATTTCCTGCAGGTTTGCAAATGCTCCTGAATCTACTCGGATGGACTGGTCTGCATTCACCAAAGGTTACTTTTTAAACAGAGACACTCTTGTTGCCGTATTGCTTCTCGTTGATGCTAGTATTCCTGCACGGAAGATTGACCTTGATTGTGCCAATTGGCTTGGTCGCAACGAGGTATGCTTCTTACTTGTCTTTTCCGGTTTGTTTTATCTGCCCGAACATTTTCAATTGCTTTCATTTTGTTTTCTTATAACTGGGACCTTCAGAATCCAACAGGGATGTGAATGCACCGAAACTGCTAATTTTTGAGTTTTTCAACTCTCTCATTCATTGTTTTCACTTCCTTGAGGATTTCAGATACCGATGACTTTTGTGTTTACCAAGTGCGACAAGTCGAAGAACAAGAAGGGAAATAGGCCGGAAGAGAACATCAAGGATTTTCAAGACATAATTAGAGAAAACTACCGACAACCTCCACCATGGATCATGACAAGTAGTGTCAGCGGCTTGGGAAGAGATGAGCTTCTTCTTCATATGTCGCAGCTAAGGAACTATTGGGATCAGTAAAAAAAACATTTGCAACATCTCATATATGTAGAAGGCCTCTCGAACTCTGGCTAATTACTAATTATCAAGTAACAAAAGATTACACTTTTTTTTGCTGCTTTTTGTAAGGATGAAACAGAAGTAACATGGGTGCGGCTGTTGGTTGTTGCATATTTTCTAGTGTTTTTGATCACTGTGCCTGCACACAGTCTTGCATATTCGATTAATAGCACTATGCATGGAATTTGGTTTTACTCAGAAATTTTCTTGCCTCCACCTCTTTCGTCATtatgacttgaacttgttttggTTATTCCATTGTTCCATCTCATCCACATCTATTCGTATCCCTCTCTTTCTCTCGAGTTTCTGCAGACCACACATCGTTGGTTAGTAATTTGATATACAAGTTTGTTTTTtacttttgtaaataaaaagATCAAAAATTAGTTTAGATATCTAAATTCGAAATGACTcctaaaatagaataaaaaatacTTTGTCaaacaaaaacattttgtttTTAACTTCTGGTTcggactagggctgcacaacgggtagggtgggtaggatatggcctatatccgccaccctacccgtttactggcggttaagaaaatttttacccgtcaccctacccgccattaaacgtgTAAGATCCTACCCAATCCATTCTCTGACGGGTCGGATCGgatagggtagggtggcgggtataaccgtttttatCGGGATACGACCATATAATTTGGAAACAACAagacaagaaagaaagaaaggtgcAGCGTGATCGGAATTCAATCTCCCAAGTGCCGTTGTTCTTCTGTCAATCCCATTGAAAAGCAATCATGGAAGAAGCAGAAGCAATCATTGAAGACGCAGAAGTAAAATTCAACGAACGAGATTATTCTGGGGCGGCATGGTTAACTGAGATGGCTCAAGAAACATTTCCTAACCTCCACGGTATACACAGTATATGGCGGCTTATATGGTTCAGGTCGCTGCTTATGAAAGCGAAATAAAAACTATTGTTGCTAGTAGAACTAATGATCCTAATACTCCATGGAATCATAAGTTTTGCGAGGTCAGTATACCAGATTGGTACGGGGTGTTTGATATCTTGGATGGCGATGTCGATTGCGTTGATTCAGATATGATAAAGAAACAATACAAGAGAATGGCATTGTTACTTCATCCTGATAAAAACAGCTCGGTTGCTGCTGAGAGTGCGTATGCTGGTAGAGTacgataatttcgagctttacccgccaccctacccgtttattagcggttaagaaaatctttacccgccaccctacccgccaaatagtggatagggtaggatacggttaaaaaactggcaggtagggtagggttgggttggcgggtatgggtagggtatgtgcacccctagttcgGACTTCTAAAGAAGTAGGAGTAAAAATCAACAAAAGGCAGCGTGGAATTCGTCATATCCACGCCGATATTTGGTTGGAGGAGATTTTGGTTGGAGGAGATCGCAATTTGTGGATACGGAGGAGCTACTGAAGTTACTTGATAATCTAGCCCTACTGAAAATTCAGATGAAGTTGGTTTAAGGGGAGACTTTTAGTTAGCATAGCATAGAGACGTGTACACAAACGCACACGTGAATGCACACGGATGCTCGCTCACTATatagacaagaaaacaaaaacaaactattCTTTACATCACAATCTCTAAaatgaaatcaaatcaaatccaGACAACAGGGGTCTTCAAATAATACCAACTTCTGTAAGTACAGAAATACAACACCTGCTGCATACAATTTGGAAACTAAGAATACCTCTACATACAGTTTCAAAATTGGAAAATGGCTTACAACCATATTTCTTGTTCATTTTAAGGAGGAGGAGACATGAGTAACATGGTTGTTGTTGCATGATCTCGAGTGTTTTTGGTTACCGTGTCCACACAGTTTCCTGGGTATCTTTTCTTCGTGGCATTGAACACTTATTACATTCTGCACACATCCAAAAAGATAAATCCAGGAAAACAATATTTTTTACTCCAAGCTAAATAGCTTATCGGCTTCCTAATATTTTAAGAATTTGCCGCGCTTTGTAATACTACTTCCCTGTCTTCACTTGTAGATGCTAATAACCTCACCCTGAAAACTACAGTAGACTAGAAGGGATAtcaccaaaatttttctttttatccgtTGAACCTAAACTTAGAGGGCATAGACAAAAGATAGATTTGAAAAGAGGTAGAAAGAAAGAATCCGGAAAAGAGATTGCTAATTTGCTGGGAAGAAGAAAGTAAAGAGAGAAATGAGCGGAAAAGAAAAAGGGGCAACACTCGAGAGAAAgacaaaataaaggacaaatttgAGGAGAGGGGGTCGAATCAAAAGAGGTTTGACTGAGATTCACTATCTCGCAATTTGAGTATTTGGTCTCTCTTCCTTTTCTCCCAAGAAGCCACAAAACAGAGCCGTTTCCTCTACTCTACAACTCCAATATCTTTCTTCTCGAAACACTATACTActagtgctagtggtggtggttgcCGCATCACTTTCAAGGACTAGAATCAAGCCGAGCCTAGCCAACTAATCATCAGTCCATTTACCCTCGGCCCACACTTGACTCccattttatttttttcgttgCCTTTAActcgattgatattgattttttcATTCCTTTTCCATATATCTCTACTACTGTATTCAATCTTTGTTTGTATGCCTATTTTCTACCCTCCCTTTCTTCATTTCTTCATTGGCGACTTCAAGcttctttttggtttttattcCATTCTCTCTTTTCATCAGCttctctgtctctctctctctcgagtCTCTGCAGTAAGTACATCGTCAGTCAGGTACTACTACTTCTTGTTTGTTCTCTTATTAACCTAAAACTGCAAAAACTAAAGAACATGTCGGAGGAATATTTTGGTTCAGATCGAAATTTTTGGAGGTACGGTTGTTCATAatcaaaaccaccaccaccagctgaAGCTAGTTGTACATCAGGTGAAAAAAAGAGGTGGCTTAGTTCTTTGTTGTGGTGTTGCATGTACATATATGATATGGTTTTGTCAACAAGTCCTTGTAGTAGTAACAGAAAGGTGGTTGTGGTGGTATTGGTGGTTTTACTATATTTTGTGGATGTGGGTGTTGGagattcttctgatgatgatgaggatgttgcCGGATTGCTGTCCTTCAAAACTTCTTCCATTAAAACTGATCCCACTGGTTTCTTAAGCACCTGGAAAACTTCTCATTCTAGTTCTCCATGTTCTTGGCAGGGTGTCATCTGTTCTTCTATTACTAGTACTAGCAACAATGAACAAGTAGGAAGAGTTATTGGTTTAAACTTCACAAACGCCCATCTTACCGGTCCGTTCCGTCTGGATGTTCTCATCAATTCTCTTCCTTACTTGACTGATCTTCATTTATCTTATAATTCTTTCTATGGTGATCTCTCCCTTAACATCAATAACAACAACTGCAACATTGAAACTCTTGATTTGTCATCTAATAACTTCTCTTCATCCTCCTCATACAATCATCCTAGTACTTCTGTTTCATTCTTAGCATCATGCCGCCGTCTCAAGTTTCTCGATATATCTCGTAATCAAATTTCTGATCACAACCTTCTCAATTACTCCATTTCCGGCAAcaattgtggtttatcttcaaCTCTCAATCATCTCAACTTCTCATACAACAAGTTTTCTGGTAAGTTACCCACATACACTTCATCTTGTAATACACTCTCTTCTATATCAGTTGTAGACATCTCCCACAACATCTTGGATGGCAGTATTCCGACTGGTTTTTTTGCTTCATTCCCTTCCCTGAGTTACCTTGATCTGTCAAGTAACAACTTCACTGGTGATTTCTCAACCATTAAGTTTGGGGACTCTGACTCGAACAACTGGTGTCGTAATCTCACCTACCTAAACCTCTCACACAATTCTCTTTCTGCTGGATTCCCATCAACACTATCTACCAACTGCAATCTTCTCAATACACTAGACATCTCTCACAACTCATTTCATTCCGATATCAACGATATCATCCCGTCGTCGAACTACTTCGGAAACTTCCGCAAGTTGCAGCATCTATCTTTGTCCAACAATGGCTTGTCTGGTGTTATACCTCCTGATATTGGTCTTACTTGTGGCTCTCTCATCGACCTTGATCTCTCCGGTAATTTACTTACTGGCGGACTTCCTTCCACCTTTACCTCCTGCAGTTCCCTTCAAAGCCTCAATCTCGGCCATAATCAGCTCTCAGGTGATTTTCTCGACACCGTTGTCAGCACCATCTCATCTCTTGGATATCTTTTCCTCCCTTTCAACAATATTACAGGTTCTATCCCTACTTCATTGTTAACCAACAATACGCAGCTTCATACCCTGGACCTCAGTTCTAATGAGTTCTCTGGCAAAATCCCTCCTTTGTTCTGCTCTTCAACTTCGGATTCTTCTTTACAAAAACTTCTCTTGCCCGGTAACTTCCTCTCCGGCAGTGTGCCTCCAGAGCTTGGGAACTGCAAGAACTTGAAGACTCTTGATCTTAGCTTCAACAGCATCACTGGTTCGATTCCTTTACAGGTTTGGGAACTTCCTAATCTTACTGATTTAGTCATGTGGGCAAACAACATAACTGGTGAAATCCCAAACACAGTATGCACCGATGGAAATACTTACTTAGAAACTCTGATTCTCAACGACAATTTGATGACGGGGACACTCCCAGACTCCCTTGGCTTTTGCACTAAATTATTATGGGTGTCGTTGTCCACCAACAGAATTAGTGGGAAAATCCCGTCCGGTATTGGCAACTTGAAGAACCTTGCGAT includes the following:
- the LOC113285939 gene encoding GTP-binding protein At2g22870-like produces the protein MLLRQRFLPLQTYSLISASSSSLPFSLYFQKPVSHSFHQTPNLSSASVHHIHASASKTSNSPEAAKFIKRELFVPPGVDPEAITGDMILPGSNIVLGPYAGHSHIKEVEFIKSSAKPKDCPKDNFPEFAILGRSNVGKSSLINALVRKKEVALTSKKPGKTQLINHFLVNKSWYIVDLPGYGFANAPESTRMDWSAFTKGYFLNRDTLVAVLLLVDASIPARKIDLDCANWLGRNEIPMTFVFTKCDKSKNKKGNRPEENIKDFQDIIRENYRQPPPWIMTSSVSGLGRDELLLHMSQLRNYWDQ